In Geobacillus kaustophilus, a genomic segment contains:
- the spoVID gene encoding stage VI sporulation protein D, whose product MEQSYLRFSLEESVWFKRGQEVAEFLSISLDPVISVDEYDQYITIRGALELSGEFRQAGEGQAEADDDVFELAGYRFIQHISVREDGISELSHRFPIDITIPKNRIRSLEDVYVTVESFDYDLDENGRLLITADISISGISEAPLGDDLPDDEEDDEPLFAPFESIARKESFASVDDLADEEDEQPAFAAGETTVSVMEPAVMRHEETEGEEEAKEPFLPLETETKAVSAQTEEDIASLLPPTEAKVSIGAAKKAVEEEEEEEKKTKSENALYLTKLFAKSEAEEFTKLKICIVQQGDSLDKIAERYDVTVSQLLRANDLESPDDVHEGQLLYIPAMAGSRPFS is encoded by the coding sequence TTGGAGCAATCGTATTTGCGTTTTTCATTGGAAGAATCGGTCTGGTTTAAAAGAGGACAGGAAGTCGCCGAGTTTTTATCTATTTCTCTTGATCCGGTCATTTCCGTCGATGAGTACGACCAATACATTACGATCCGCGGCGCGCTTGAGTTGAGCGGCGAATTCCGCCAAGCGGGCGAAGGGCAGGCTGAAGCGGATGACGACGTGTTTGAGCTGGCTGGTTATCGGTTCATTCAACACATTTCGGTGCGCGAAGACGGGATCAGCGAACTGTCGCACCGTTTTCCAATCGATATTACGATTCCAAAAAACCGCATTCGTTCCCTTGAGGATGTGTACGTGACGGTTGAATCGTTTGATTATGATTTGGATGAAAATGGAAGATTGCTGATCACTGCCGACATTTCGATCAGCGGCATCAGCGAAGCGCCGCTTGGCGATGATTTGCCGGACGATGAGGAGGACGATGAGCCGCTGTTTGCCCCGTTTGAATCGATCGCCCGCAAGGAATCGTTTGCTTCCGTGGATGATCTCGCCGATGAGGAGGATGAACAGCCGGCTTTTGCCGCTGGCGAAACGACGGTTTCCGTCATGGAGCCAGCCGTCATGCGTCATGAAGAAACGGAGGGTGAAGAAGAGGCCAAAGAGCCGTTTTTGCCGCTTGAGACGGAAACGAAGGCGGTCAGCGCACAGACGGAGGAAGACATCGCTTCGCTGCTGCCGCCAACTGAGGCGAAAGTATCGATCGGGGCGGCGAAAAAGGCGGTTGAGGAAGAAGAGGAAGAAGAAAAGAAAACAAAAAGCGAAAATGCGCTTTACTTGACGAAACTATTTGCGAAAAGCGAGGCGGAAGAGTTTACGAAACTGAAAATTTGCATCGTCCAGCAAGGAGATTCATTGGACAAGATTGCCGAACGGTATGATGTAACTGTCTCGCAGCTTTTGCGCGCCAATGATTTGGAAAGCCCAGATGACGTGCACGAGGGGCAGCTTTTGTATATTCCGGCCATGGCGGGAAGCCGTCCTTTCTCATGA